A region of Streptomyces paludis DNA encodes the following proteins:
- the ccrA gene encoding crotonyl-CoA carboxylase/reductase produces the protein MKEILDAIQSPDSTSADFAALPLPGSYRAVTVHKDETEMFAGLPTREKDPRASLHLDEVPVPALGPGEALVAVMASSVNYNSVWTALFEPVPTFGFLERYGRLSELARRHDLPYHVIGSDLSGVVLRTGPGVNAWRPGDEVVAHCLSVELESSDGHNDTMLDPEQRIWGFETNFGGLAELALVKSNQLMPKPKHLSWEEAAAPGLVNSTAYRQLVSRNGACLKQGDNVLIWGASGGLGSYATQYALAGGANPVCVVSSERKAEICRRMGAEAIIDRTAEEYRFWRDERNQDPREWKRFGKRIRELTGGEDVDIVFEHPGRETFGASVYVTRKGGTVVTCASTSGYTHEYDNRYLWMSLKRIVGSHFANYREAWEANRLVAKGKIHPTLSKVYPLEETGRAAYDVHRNLHQGKVGVLALAPREGLGVRDEALRARHLDAINLFRDA, from the coding sequence GTGAAGGAAATCCTGGACGCGATCCAGTCGCCGGACAGCACGTCCGCCGACTTCGCCGCACTCCCGCTGCCCGGTTCGTACCGCGCGGTGACCGTGCACAAGGACGAGACCGAGATGTTCGCGGGCCTCCCCACCCGGGAGAAGGATCCCCGCGCCTCGCTCCATCTCGACGAGGTGCCCGTCCCGGCGCTCGGTCCGGGCGAGGCCCTGGTGGCCGTCATGGCCAGCTCGGTGAATTACAACTCCGTCTGGACCGCGCTCTTCGAACCGGTGCCGACCTTCGGGTTCCTGGAGCGCTACGGCAGGCTCAGCGAGCTGGCCCGGCGTCATGATCTGCCGTACCACGTGATCGGCTCCGACCTCTCCGGGGTCGTGCTGCGCACCGGGCCGGGGGTCAACGCCTGGCGGCCGGGGGACGAGGTCGTGGCGCACTGCCTCTCCGTCGAACTGGAGTCGTCCGACGGTCACAACGACACCATGCTCGACCCCGAGCAGCGGATCTGGGGCTTCGAGACCAACTTCGGCGGCCTCGCGGAACTCGCGCTGGTGAAGTCCAATCAACTGATGCCCAAGCCCAAGCACTTGAGCTGGGAGGAGGCCGCGGCGCCCGGGCTGGTCAACTCGACGGCCTACCGCCAGCTGGTGTCCCGCAACGGCGCGTGCCTAAAGCAGGGCGACAACGTGCTGATCTGGGGCGCCAGCGGCGGACTCGGTTCGTACGCCACCCAGTACGCGCTGGCCGGCGGCGCCAACCCGGTCTGTGTGGTCTCCAGCGAGCGGAAGGCGGAGATCTGCCGGCGGATGGGCGCCGAGGCGATCATCGACCGGACCGCCGAGGAGTACCGCTTCTGGCGGGACGAGCGGAATCAGGACCCGCGCGAGTGGAAGCGCTTCGGCAAGCGGATCCGGGAGCTGACCGGCGGCGAGGACGTGGACATCGTCTTCGAGCACCCGGGCCGCGAGACCTTCGGCGCCTCCGTCTATGTCACCCGCAAGGGCGGCACGGTCGTCACCTGCGCCTCCACCTCCGGCTACACCCACGAGTACGACAACCGCTATCTGTGGATGTCGCTCAAGCGAATCGTCGGCTCCCACTTCGCCAACTACCGCGAGGCGTGGGAGGCCAACCGGCTGGTCGCCAAGGGGAAGATCCACCCGACCCTGTCGAAGGTGTACCCGCTGGAGGAGACCGGCCGGGCGGCGTACGACGTCCACCGCAATCTGCACCAGGGCAAGGTCGGGGTGCTGGCCCTGGCCCCGCGCGAGGGTCTGGGCGTACGGGACGAGGCGCTGCGGGCCCGGCATCTGGACGCCATCAACCTCTTCCGGGACGCCTGA